A window of the Bacillus sp. E(2018) genome harbors these coding sequences:
- a CDS encoding methionine/alanine import family NSS transporter small subunit — MTGSAITMMVIGMVILWGGLLASIANVVRVSRKK, encoded by the coding sequence ATGACAGGAAGTGCAATTACAATGATGGTGATTGGCATGGTAATCCTATGGGGCGGCCTCCTCGCAAGTATTGCAAATGTGGTTCGGGTTTCGCGCAAGAAATAA